Proteins found in one Oncorhynchus mykiss isolate Arlee chromosome 17, USDA_OmykA_1.1, whole genome shotgun sequence genomic segment:
- the soat2 gene encoding sterol O-acyltransferase 2, with protein MATDSNRLGDTTATETATRLVHRNINNPNAVETDSSISSGEVTNHVEKHAEDLIQWKRHVERVKSKVLDQIQGHLSDLLDKALTESVQTFTQNENHGNNHVNHVNNNHVTRDGTVTTTNNNENSHRTHTEKDGKVFMDRRSILDDLFEINHIRTIYHMFISVLFLFIISTLAVDYIDQGRLVLEFDLLSYAFGKLHIVGLAWLLMFSYTLAVPYYALALWGTLYHRSPVQGVLSVGAGLVLSALQAAVLGVLPIYVVFHYQLPPASRFIIILEQIRFLMKSYSFIRENVPVILKHKTKEGEGPRFPTFSSYLYFLFAPTLIYRESYPRNPHIRWSYVGVTFAKILGCLFYGYFILVRLCIPVFMNDSNKPFSTRTLVLALFHATLPGMLLLLLAFFAFLHCWLNAFAEMLRFADRMFYKDWWNSTSFANYYRTWNVVVHDWLYYYGYRDFLWLSRRKFRTAAMLSVFVVSALVHEYVFTLGFGFFYPVMFCLFAFFGVAFNFTLNDNRKSPVWNIMMWTCLFIGQGVMVCLYCQEWYAQIHCPRTGASFWELVTPRSWSCSN; from the exons ATGgcaacagacagcaacagacTTGGAGACACCACGGCCACAGAGACGGCCACCAGATTGGTGCACCGAAACATTAACAACCCCAACGCTGTGGAGACCGACAGCTCTATCTCCAGTGGAGAGGTCACTAACCATG TGGAGAAGCACGCTGAGGATCTGATACAGTGGAAGAGGCATGTGGAG CGAGTAAAGAGTAAGGTGCTGGACCAGATTCAGGGGCATCTTAGCGACCTGCTAGACAAGGCCCTGACTGAATCTGTCCAGACATTTACGCAGAATGAGAACCATGGCAACAACCACGTCAACCATGTCAACAACAACCATGTCACCAGAGACGGGACAGTCACCACCACTAACAACAACGAAAACTCACACAG AACCCACACGGAAAAGGATGGAAAAGTATTTATGGACAGACGCTCCATTCTAGA tgatctgtttgAGATCAACCACATTCGGACCATCTACCACATGTTCATCTCAGTgctcttcctcttcatcatcaGTACACTGGCTGTGGACTACATCGACcagggcag ACTGGTGCTGGAGTTTGACCTGTTGTCCTATGCCTTTGGGAAGCTACATATAGTAGGTTTGGCCTGGCTGTTGATGTTCAGCTACACGTTGGCCGTGCCCTACTATGCCCTGGCTCTCTGGGGGACTCTCTACCATCGCAGCCCGGTACAGGGGGTACTGTCGGTGGGTGCTGGGCTGGTGCTCTCCGCCTTGCAGGCCGCTGTACTGGGGGTTCTCCCTATATACGTGGTCTTTCACTACCAGCTGCCTCCAGCCTCACGATTCATCATCATATTGGAACAG ATCCGTTTCCTGATGAAAAGCTACTCTTTCATCCGAGAGAATGTCCCAGTCATCCTTAAACACAAGACAAAGGAAG GAGAGGGTCCCAGGTTCCCAACGTTCTCGAGTTACCTCTATTTCCTCTTTGCTCCCACCCTCATCTACAGAGAGTCTTACCCCAGAAACCCACACATTAGATGGAGCTATGTTGGCGTAACGTTTGCTAAG ATTCTGGGATGTCTTTTCTATGGTTACTTTATCCTGGTGAGACTGTGCATACCTGTCTTCATGAATGACAGCAACAAGCCTTTCAGCACCAGAACCCTGGTCCTGGCCTTGTTCCATGCTACACTTCCAG gtatgttactgctactgctggcGTTCTTTGCCTTCCTCCACTGCTGGCTAAACGCCTTCGCTGAGATGCTACGCTTTGCAGACAGGATGTTCTATAAG GACTGGTGGAACTCGACATCGTTTGCCAATTACTACAGGACCTGGAACGTGGTGGTTCATGACTGGCTTTACTACTATGGATACAGAGATTTTCTCTGG CTGTCCAGGAGGAAGTTCCGTACGGCGGCCATGTTGTCGGTGTTCGTCGTGTCGGCCTTGGTCCATGAATATGTCTTCACCCTGGGTTTCGGATTCTTCTACCCAGTAATGTTCTGTCTCTTCGCTTTCTTTGGAg tggcgTTCAACTTCACTCTGAACGACAACAGGAAGAGTCCTGTGTGGAACATCATGATGTGGACCTGTCTGTTCATTGGACAAGGGGTCATGGTGTGTCTGTACTGCCAGGAGTGGTATGCCCAGATACACTGTCCTCGCACTGGG